The following nucleotide sequence is from Corylus avellana chromosome ca7, CavTom2PMs-1.0.
GGCTACGAATCTCAGCACCACCACCCACAACTCACTTCACAAATCCCAAACTATAAACAACTCCCATGCAAGATTTCCTTGAATAAAGGGGGGAATATGAATTTGAAGGCCCCAATTTCAAAGCCTCCCAACCAATCAAACAAAGAACATGTAGACATAAACAAAGATTTTACTCTCCcacttgcttttttttttcttcacctaACTGAAAaggttttgattttctttttcttttttctttttgagtcaAATTGAAGAtccttaattactttttttagcTTATCTTGATAGTTTGCTTAACCAAAATCAaagtttgcattttttttcaacGGAACTATAAAAGCTTAAAAGAAAGCCCAGCACAAGCACAAGCATCagcaccaacaacaacaacaacccgTGCCTCCAAGAAACCAGAAAGATTCCCCCATAAACAAAAGAAGAGGCTTAAAGGAACACCAACAGCAAGCAAGCGAAAACCCCTCTTTTTCCCCTTCTCACTTTCTTTATCTTCCAACACCACCACTACCACGAGAAATCTTCCTTGAACCCTAACCCAAATCCCAAAATCCccaaaacccaccaaaacaGAAATTTGGGTTCTCTTCCAAATCCTACATTTTCCCACATTTTCCCGAGAAAATGTCACAGCTGAAGCCAATGTCTCACCTCGACAACATTCCCTCAACTCCAGGAAAATTCAAGATGGACAAATCCCCATACATTCACAGACTCCGCTTACATTCCTCTCTCGCCAAGCTCACCTTCTGGTCCGTTGTCTTCCTGGGCTtgatcttcctcttcttcttccgatCCCCTTCTTCTTCGCCCCAACAGTCCGATCCTTCTCGCCGCTCGCTCCGCACCTACAACTGGGGCGGACCCGCCTGGGAAAAACGGGTCCGCTCTTCCGCCCGGGTCCGTTCCCGCAACGGCGTCTCGGTGCTCGTCACTGGCGCCGCCGGCTTCGTCGGAACCCATGTATCCACGGCTCTCAAGCGCCGCGGGGACGGCGTACTCGGACTCGACAATTTCAACGACTACTACGATCCCTCCTTGAAGCGAGCTCGCCAAGCGCTTTTGGAGCGCACAGGCGTGTTCATTGTCGAGGGAGACATCAACGATTCCACGCTGCTGAGGAAGCTCTTCGAGGTCGTGGCGTTTACCCATGTGATGCACTTGGCTGCTCAGGCTGGAGTGAGGTATGCCATGGAAAATCCTGCCTCTTACGTGCATAGTAACATTGCTGGTCTTGTTAGTCTCTTAGAAGTTTGTAAATCCGCGAACCCACAGCCTGCAATCGTGTGGGCATCATCTAGTTCGGTCTATGGACTTAATACTAAGGTACCCTTTTCGGAGAGAGACCGGACTGACCAGCCTGCTAGCCTATATGCGGCTACTAAGAAGGCTGGTGAAGAAATTGCACATACTTACAATCATATATACGGTCTGTCGCTTACTGGGTTGAGGTTTTTCACGGTGTATGGTCCTTGGGGGAGACCCGATATGGCGTATTTCTTTTTCACGAAGGATATATTGAAAGGGAAGTCGATTCCGATCTTTGAAGCGTCTAATCATGGCACAGTTGCTAGGGACTTTACCTACATTGATGACATTGTGAAGGGGTGCTTGGCGGCATTGGATACAGCAGAGAAGAGCACCGGAAGTGGTGGGAAGAAGACCAGGCCGGCTCAATTGCGGGTTTTCAATTTGGGGAATACTTCACCTGTGCCTGTTTCGGATCTTGTTAGCATTTTGGAGAGGCTTTTGAAGGTGAAGGCCAAGAGACGTATCATGAAGTTGCCTCGAAATGGGGATGTTCAATTTACTCATGCAAATATCAGCTTGGCTCAGAGGGAGCTTGGGTATAAGCCTACAACAGATCTGCATACGGGTTTGAAGAAGTTTGTGCGGTGGTATCTCAATTACTATGCTGGTGGGAAGAAGGCCGCCGGCTGACAAATTCTTTCGATTGTGTGGTAGGATCCTTTGGATTCTGTTCATTATGATTCTTATGATTGTTTTTAACATTTCTATGTTCGATGCACGATTATCTTCTTTTCGTATATCTTAAGGTTGCCATATAACGAGGAACCTTGCGTCCTGCATTGAAGAAGTTTTGTGGTTGGTGGACATTGTTTTGTTGGGCACCTTCTAAGCTGTATCAAAGAAAACCAGAACCATCTTTTTCGTTCTCTGGAAATGTAATTGTTGTAGTTTCGGCCTTGTAGAATTCACGACTGATAGAGCATATGCTGATTGGTGGACATGTATCATTGTTATGcaagttaataaaaaatcacaCGATTAGTTTGGTCTTTCTGTTTGGTTATTTAATGAATTACCTTTGACTTTAATGTAATGCATAATTTATTTGTCATAAGAAGGCTTCTTGTATTAATGATGTCCACAAGATTAGCTGCATATTCTTATGGCTAATATTTTGACCTTGTCTATTTTTTGCTGCATAATTTTACCTTTTGAAACCAGCCCATTTTTGACATGTAGACTTAACTGCAGATGTCCACAACACATAACTTGTGCTTTGCTTTTCTAAGTAAATAGCAGATGCCCGAGCTTACCAGCAAATCATGTGTAAATAATGACAATGTTATGTAGATGCATACATAGATATAAATTTGATAAAAGGCTCTCAATTTATATCTTCTGGCagagtattttttgtttttgaatctCTGCATAATTGATTGTATAATTTGAAGAACTCATATATTAGAGATGAAGTTCTTTTTAAGCTGCGTTTAGAATTGAGTGCGAACAGTATTCTATGTATGGCTACAGTTGGAGTTATCCCTTTCTCCCAAGTTTAGGCGCTGTAGAGCAACAAGTAGAGATGGCTGAATTTCAGCTTCAGCACTTCTtgcagatttttcttttttgaaagtTTAGTCCATGCTGTATTTGGTGCTTTTACCCCATTCCTGACAATAGGAACTCTAAGTTTGGTGCTCTTTCTGTATAATTCCTATTTCTCCATTTGATAAGCATTGACTTCATGTTTGGAATATTTGAGAGTTTCTTCCTTGAGCAATGCATTTAAAGCTCAAACTCTTTTATCTTGGTCATTTTGAGCATCAATTCAGACTGATGGTGGTGTGAGATATGCTGCTCTTTATCTAATTGATGCCTTTTAAGTCAATCTTGATGCACTTTGCCGTGCACTTTCTCTTTTGATACTTATCCCTATTTATTTATGGTCATGCCTCCAATTTTGGAAGACCTGAAAACCATAGCATCATTGTCATACCTGCCTGTGCCTGCAGTTATAATAATGTATGAGACtgttttgaaaaacttttgtaTCCTTGGAAATTACATGAAACTTCCGGGTAACACTATAGTAGTCAAAATTTGGTATGCAGGTCTCGGCAAAGACAATATCTTGTAGGATTTGCCCAGTTGCCAAAATAGTTAAGCTCCTTTGTTTGCATAAGATaggtgtgtgtgtatatatatatatatgcccctTAGTTTGCCAAACTTTGTTCTGTTTGTCACTAAATGTTTCTATCAACATAGAGATTCTTGGAAGTACTTTGATGTAATGATCTCTAGAAATTCAAAAGAATATCACACAGTTGATTTGAAGGTGGACATAAGTTTGAGAATATGCATGAAAAGCATGTtcttagtttgtttgtttgttttttttttttttttaatatatatataaattcatctCATAGTCGATGAAGATTCTTAGCAGTTCTTTAGGTGGAATATCTTGAGGTTTCGTATATTTCCTTTTGGTTAGCCATTGAACATATTCCTTTCTGTGTTTTTAGCGGtgctttgaatttgaattgtttgttaatatttgtgttttgaaaagagaaaacaaaacacaaaaatacaaaaaactttaaaaaaaaatgaagaaaattaataGGTGATATGGCTACTGTATTTATGCTGTGATTTGTTCTTGCTTGTCATATTTGCCACTTTGTCATTGCTTATGCCAATTGCCACATGCCTTCAATTTGGGCTTTACAGGTCTATGTTCCCCATTACCGGCCATAAATTGATAAAAGCTGCGAGTTCTGAATTATGCTTACACATGGGCATGGCTGCCTGTcggaatcatatatatatataatatataatatatatataggattgtGTTGCTTCAATTTCGGTGGTCAATGTCCTTTTGCCTGATGACGTCAACGTCATATGGCAACGTCTCGTAAAAAGTTGCATCTGTTACCAAATTTCAATTTACCATTTATTGCAGccttcaaacaaaacaaagtctAGATCTAGATCAGGCTcagtttatttaataaataagccAAGTTTAAACATTAAATTTGGAAAAGACTATTCATAATTTGTATGGATCTTAATCCAATTTTGTTCCATCAACCCTCCTTTTGTACAAAAAGCAAATCCAATGTATAATTACTTATAATGATACATATTAACATATAGTACTTACATATGAGTacatttacatatatattattaatatatgttGTACATTATACTTATGCACTAtacattataatatattatttacatAATGAGTATGCACTTCGTaagtatattaattatataacacTACTACTATTGGTATGTTAGCACCATAAAACcatatgcatttaaatttgataaatttttatgcatatatatgtattttcatattaaattaatttactaaatgctataattttttctaaacattCATATTGGATTATTTGCCTTTGATCCAACGCACcacaaaaaattgataaatgtGTGATATgtcactaaaattttttttggaccatAGACGTCAACACTTGCTATTGCCAAATGGCCCAAATATATACCACTTCCACCATGCCACTCTCCTGGTTTCCACACTTGCcaccactttcttttttttcctccaataCTTCTTCCACTTTTcaccagaaaaaagaaagagacgatgatgaagataaaagaagaaaCTGGAAACAAGCAGGCAATTCCTTGATTCCACCAGATTCCCTTTCATGATCACCCTCAGAATTATAAAAGGACACTGATCTCATTTCCCACCCTAAGTATCTCTGATTTTCTCTTCCTTGGCCAAATCATTGGTCCTCCCTCATCTTCCATCCTCCTTCTGAGGGAGACAACCTGTGCTGATGCAAAGAAATTGACTACTTTCTATGTTTCTACAGTAGTTTAGGTCTCTCAGAAAGCAAGTGAACTTGGCCCCCCAACTTCCGATTAATCACCAATatgaaataaacaaataatatgacATGCATAGCTTTCAATAATAAACCTCAACCTGCTATTAATCTAAACTCCCTGTTATTACCAATAATATGACACGCACCATGGGCGTCTTTGCCAATAATAAGACTCATTGCATAGCCTTCAATAGGAAAATTGATTAAAAGACAAATCTTTCTCAAGTCTATTATGCAACAATGTTTTCAGTAGGAACACCTCTAGGAAAAGATAAGCGTATCATTTTTAACATGGCTAACTGCAAAAATGATGGAAAGGAATAATTATTATCCGCAGTATTAAGCCTCAATCTGCTATTGTAACCTCAACCTCAACACCGGGTTCAATGGTGATGGAAGTAATCTGCTTAACCACTTCGGGGGAGCTGTGAAGGTCAATCACTCGCTTATGCACTCGGAGTTCAAACCTGTCCCATGTGTTGGTTCCTGGCAATGAAACGAAGATTTCAAgacaaaaacccaaaagaaaagggaaagagatAAAAGGTAGTGCATTGGGATACGTTTTCATGCGTAAAATCAATAAAACTAGATAAAACAATCCGGAGACTTAGTCAAATGAACCAAGAAAACATTTATGAGAAAGAATAGAGTTTGATTTTTGAGCAAGACCTTCGCCACAGGGAGACTTTCTAGTAGTGATTTTAAGAACTTTAGTGGGTATCCTCACTGGTCCCTTCACTCTCAAACTCTTGTCCTTGGCACCACGAACAAGATCACCACACACTGTCACAGCCATAAACCTCAGCATATATTGAATAacattaaaagttaaaaaaaaaaaataattatttgaatGCACAAATAGATAATTCCAATCTGATCAGAACAATGACAGATATAAAAAAATGGAGCACCTTTCTCTAGATTCTTGACATTCTTTGAGGTGAGGGTGATCCTAATGCGGTTAATCTGATCCTGAGATTCCTCCAAACCAGCCTTACCGGGCTTCACTGCCGCATAAGccatgatttctttttctaattttgagTCACTGATACTGCACTTAATTCAACATATTTGCTAAGTATTGTTTGTCACTTTAAGcaaaagagctattttagagTACACATTAGCTACATGTATTAGCatcaacctttttcttttt
It contains:
- the LOC132187027 gene encoding small ribosomal subunit protein uS10z/uS10x, which translates into the protein MAYAAVKPGKAGLEESQDQINRIRITLTSKNVKNLEKVCGDLVRGAKDKSLRVKGPVRIPTKVLKITTRKSPCGEGTNTWDRFELRVHKRVIDLHSSPEVVKQITSITIEPGVEVEVTIAD
- the LOC132188640 gene encoding UDP-glucuronate 4-epimerase 3; this encodes MSQLKPMSHLDNIPSTPGKFKMDKSPYIHRLRLHSSLAKLTFWSVVFLGLIFLFFFRSPSSSPQQSDPSRRSLRTYNWGGPAWEKRVRSSARVRSRNGVSVLVTGAAGFVGTHVSTALKRRGDGVLGLDNFNDYYDPSLKRARQALLERTGVFIVEGDINDSTLLRKLFEVVAFTHVMHLAAQAGVRYAMENPASYVHSNIAGLVSLLEVCKSANPQPAIVWASSSSVYGLNTKVPFSERDRTDQPASLYAATKKAGEEIAHTYNHIYGLSLTGLRFFTVYGPWGRPDMAYFFFTKDILKGKSIPIFEASNHGTVARDFTYIDDIVKGCLAALDTAEKSTGSGGKKTRPAQLRVFNLGNTSPVPVSDLVSILERLLKVKAKRRIMKLPRNGDVQFTHANISLAQRELGYKPTTDLHTGLKKFVRWYLNYYAGGKKAAG